Proteins encoded within one genomic window of Bacillus sp. F19:
- a CDS encoding phospho-sugar mutase, with protein sequence MSFEKSYQRWKSKTDLDSELRLLLSDLENNDKAREDCFYKNLEFGTGGMRGEIGLGINRMNIYTVRKASEGLALYIESFGKEAKKRGVAIAYDSRHKSPEFAMEAAKTLASHGIQTYVFEELRPTPELSFAVRYLNAFSGIVVTASHNPPEYNGYKVYGEDGGQLPPAAADEVIAKVNEIEDELSIQVKDEAELKAAGLIKMIGEEIDSAYNDKLVTISVNPQLSEEVDLNIVFTPLHGTANKPVRRGLDALGYKNVTVVSEQELPDPNFSTVKSPNPEEHAAFEYAIRDGKKTNADLLIATDPDADRLGIAVKNLEGEYVVLTGNQTGAILLHYLLSQKKEKGILPANGVVLKTIVTSEIGRDVAASFGLDTIDTLTGFKFIGEKINEYERTGQYTFQFGYEESYGYLIGDFARDKDAVQAAILAVEVAAYYKKQGKTLYEGLLEIFEQYGYYREGLESLTLKGKDGAEQIQSILTSFRSNPPQTMGVKKIVTIEDYKAGTRFNAEAKTTEEITLPPSNVLKYYLEDGSWFCLRPSGTEPKAKFYFGVTGETLADSEQKLEALTSALMKKVNELI encoded by the coding sequence ATGAGTTTTGAAAAAAGCTATCAGCGCTGGAAAAGCAAAACAGATTTAGATTCAGAATTAAGACTTCTTTTATCAGATTTAGAAAATAACGATAAAGCGCGCGAGGATTGCTTTTACAAAAACTTAGAATTTGGAACAGGCGGCATGCGCGGGGAAATAGGACTTGGAATTAATCGCATGAACATATATACTGTCCGAAAAGCATCTGAAGGTCTGGCGCTTTATATTGAGTCTTTCGGCAAAGAAGCGAAAAAACGCGGAGTGGCGATTGCTTATGATTCCCGCCATAAATCACCGGAGTTTGCAATGGAAGCTGCAAAAACTCTTGCAAGCCATGGCATTCAAACATATGTCTTTGAAGAACTGCGCCCGACACCTGAGCTTTCGTTTGCTGTACGGTATCTAAACGCGTTCTCCGGCATTGTCGTCACAGCAAGCCATAATCCTCCTGAATATAACGGCTATAAAGTATACGGCGAAGACGGAGGACAATTGCCTCCTGCAGCAGCAGATGAAGTCATCGCCAAAGTAAACGAAATTGAAGACGAACTAAGCATCCAGGTGAAGGATGAAGCAGAATTAAAAGCAGCAGGGCTTATTAAAATGATCGGAGAAGAAATTGATTCCGCTTATAATGACAAGCTTGTAACGATCTCTGTGAATCCGCAGCTATCTGAAGAAGTAGATTTGAATATTGTTTTTACTCCTCTTCATGGTACAGCAAATAAGCCTGTTCGACGCGGCCTTGATGCACTTGGCTATAAAAATGTAACCGTTGTATCAGAGCAGGAGCTGCCTGATCCAAACTTCAGCACAGTCAAGTCTCCAAACCCTGAGGAGCATGCAGCATTTGAGTATGCCATCCGTGACGGCAAAAAAACCAATGCGGACTTATTGATTGCAACAGATCCTGATGCAGACCGCCTTGGAATCGCCGTGAAAAATTTAGAAGGAGAATATGTCGTTTTGACGGGCAATCAAACTGGGGCCATTCTTCTTCACTATTTATTATCCCAGAAAAAAGAAAAGGGCATCCTGCCTGCCAATGGAGTTGTTCTGAAAACCATCGTAACTTCAGAAATCGGCAGGGATGTAGCGGCGTCCTTCGGTTTAGATACAATCGATACACTGACAGGCTTTAAGTTCATCGGTGAAAAAATCAATGAATACGAGCGCACCGGTCAATATACTTTCCAATTTGGCTATGAAGAAAGCTACGGCTATTTGATTGGGGACTTTGCACGTGATAAAGATGCTGTACAAGCAGCAATCTTAGCTGTTGAAGTGGCAGCTTATTATAAAAAACAAGGCAAGACGCTTTATGAAGGTTTACTCGAAATTTTTGAGCAATACGGCTATTACCGTGAAGGACTTGAGTCATTGACACTTAAAGGGAAAGATGGAGCTGAACAGATTCAAAGCATTTTAACTTCATTCCGCAGCAATCCTCCTCAGACGATGGGAGTTAAAAAAATTGTGACGATTGAAGATTATAAAGCAGGAACCCGCTTCAACGCAGAAGCTAAAACGACAGAAGAGATCACGCTGCCGCCGTCTAACGTTCTTAAGTACTATTTAGAAGACGGATCATGGTTCTGCCTGCGTCCATCCGGAACGGAGCCGAAAGCGAAATTCTACTTCGGTGTAACAGGAGAAACACTTGCGGACAGCGAACAAAAGCTTGAAGCTCTTACTTCTGCCCTTATGAAAAAAGTAAACGAATTGATCTAA